A region from the uncultured Stenotrophomonas sp. genome encodes:
- the rplC gene encoding 50S ribosomal protein L3 (Evidence 2a : Function of homologous gene experimentally demonstrated in an other organism; Product type s : structure) has protein sequence MTKKYSLGFVGRKAGMSRVFTEDGRSIPVTLIEATPNRIAQVKTVETDGYSAVQVTVGARRAALVNKPEAGHFAKAKVEAGRGLWEFRVEDAKVGDFAVGGEIKADIFEVGQKVDVQGVTKGKGFQGTIKRHNFRMGDATHGNSLSHRAPGSLGQRQTPGRVFPGKKMSGHMGDVQQSTQNLEVVKVDVERGLIAIRGAVPGAAGGDVIVRPASKA, from the coding sequence ATGACGAAGAAATATTCGTTGGGCTTCGTGGGCCGCAAGGCCGGCATGAGCCGTGTTTTCACCGAAGATGGCCGTTCCATCCCGGTGACCCTGATCGAAGCCACCCCGAACCGCATCGCGCAGGTCAAGACCGTCGAAACCGACGGCTACAGCGCCGTGCAGGTGACCGTCGGCGCCCGTCGTGCCGCCCTGGTGAACAAGCCGGAAGCCGGCCACTTCGCCAAGGCCAAGGTCGAGGCCGGTCGCGGCCTGTGGGAGTTCCGCGTCGAGGACGCCAAGGTCGGCGACTTCGCCGTCGGTGGCGAAATCAAGGCTGACATCTTCGAGGTCGGCCAGAAGGTCGACGTCCAGGGCGTCACCAAGGGCAAGGGCTTCCAGGGCACCATCAAGCGCCACAACTTCCGCATGGGTGACGCTACCCACGGTAACTCGCTGTCGCATCGCGCGCCGGGTTCGCTGGGCCAGCGCCAGACCCCGGGTCGTGTGTTCCCGGGCAAGAAGATGTCCGGCCACATGGGCGACGTGCAGCAGAGCACGCAGAACCTGGAAGTGGTGAAGGTCGACGTCGAGCGCGGTCTGATCGCCATTCGCGGTGCTGTTCCCGGCGCAGCCGGCGGCGACGTGATCGTGCGTCCGGCGAGCAAGGCATAA
- the rpsJ gene encoding 30S ribosomal protein S10 (Evidence 2a : Function of homologous gene experimentally demonstrated in an other organism; Product type s : structure) produces the protein MADQKIRIRLKAFDHRLIDRSASEIVETAKRTGAQVCGPIPLPTKIERYTILVSPHVDKDARDQYETRTHKRVLDIIDPNDKTVDALMKLELAAGVDVQIKLT, from the coding sequence ATGGCGGACCAAAAGATCCGGATTCGGCTGAAGGCTTTCGATCATCGTCTGATCGACCGCTCGGCCAGCGAGATCGTCGAGACGGCAAAGCGGACCGGCGCACAAGTGTGCGGCCCGATCCCGTTGCCGACCAAGATCGAGCGCTACACCATTCTCGTCTCCCCGCACGTCGACAAGGACGCGCGCGACCAGTACGAGACCCGCACGCACAAGCGCGTGCTCGACATCATTGACCCCAACGACAAGACCGTGGACGCGCTGATGAAGCTCGAACTGGCCGCTGGCGTCGATGTGCAGATCAAGCTGACCTGA
- the rplD gene encoding 50S ribosomal subunit protein L4 (Evidence 2a : Function of homologous gene experimentally demonstrated in an other organism; Product type s : structure) produces the protein MTMELVITGSNNKVSVSEAVFGREFSEDLVHQVVVAYRNAARAGTKAQKTRSEVAGTTKKSKKQKGGGARHGALTAPIFVGGGVTFAAKPRSFEQKVNRKQYRAAICAILSELNRQGRIKVVESFDVEAVKTKALIEKLAGLEVGKRPLIVTEDASESLYLSARNLPYVQVRDVQGMDPVALVGADTVVITADAVKKVEEWLA, from the coding sequence ATGACGATGGAACTCGTTATCACGGGTAGCAACAACAAGGTGTCGGTCTCCGAAGCCGTGTTCGGCCGCGAATTCAGCGAGGATCTGGTCCACCAGGTCGTCGTTGCCTATCGCAACGCCGCTCGCGCCGGTACCAAGGCACAGAAGACGCGTTCGGAAGTCGCCGGCACCACCAAGAAGTCGAAGAAGCAGAAGGGTGGTGGCGCTCGCCACGGCGCCCTGACCGCTCCGATCTTCGTCGGCGGTGGCGTGACCTTCGCGGCCAAGCCGCGCAGCTTCGAGCAGAAGGTCAACCGCAAGCAGTACCGTGCGGCCATCTGCGCGATCCTGTCCGAGCTGAACCGCCAGGGCCGCATCAAGGTCGTCGAGTCGTTCGACGTCGAGGCGGTCAAGACCAAGGCGCTGATCGAGAAGCTGGCTGGTCTGGAAGTGGGCAAGCGCCCGCTGATCGTGACCGAGGACGCTTCCGAGTCGCTGTACCTGTCGGCCCGCAACCTGCCCTACGTGCAGGTGCGTGACGTGCAGGGCATGGACCCGGTCGCCCTGGTCGGTGCCGACACGGTCGTCATCACCGCTGAC